ATGACAGTTTCTGGAATATAAGCCAAGTATTTTTTAGACAAAGCAGGGGATGTAGCTACCGAAGCATCATCGACCAGTGCTTGACCACTGGTGGGTTTTATAAAACCTAAAAAGCAGTTGATGGTAGTCGTTTTGCCTGCACCGTTTTGACCAAGCAAAGCAAATATTTCCCCTTCGTTGATGGTGAGATTCAATTGATTAAGTGCAGTATGATTGCCGTATTTTTTGGTAAGGTCAATAGCTTTGAGCATTATTTCGTATTTTTTGAATAAAATTATAAATGATAAAATTTACGTTGATTGAACCGTGCCGCCCCCAAACAAACGCCTATGCCCAATAATAGTGGCAATAGCACTTGAAACCAATTTACCCCAGATTGTTCCTCGTATTTGGCAAGCGTGTGCTGGTTCCATTTTTCGGTAGTAGAAGCGACCTGGCTGAATATTTTTGGGTAAAAATAAAGCCGTTTTTTTTCGTGAAACTGTTCCAGTGCTTGCATAAAATTGAGCTGATTTTGCAAGCCTACGTTGGCTAAAGAGTTGAGCACTAGCTGAGTGTGGGCACTAGGAAAAAGCATGCCTGTATTTTTGCTCAGGCTTATTCGTTTTTTTATTTTCTGTTGTAGCTCCCTTGCTTGTGCTGTTGCTTCATCGTCGCCCATTTGCTGCATAGCAAAGTACCAAAACCAGCTAAACCGAGCGCCTTTGGGGTGCTTGTATTGAGCAAGTTGTGGGTAATGTTTGATAAACTTCTGAATGGTAGGTGCCTTTTCCTTGTCCCACTTGTTATGATAACCCTCTCTGCTTTTTACTACCGTGCCAAAAGTTTCTGGCATGGGATAAACCAAAGACATGGTACCACTAATGGCAGCAGGTACAATGACATTTAAGAACACCCAAATGGTGAGCAAAACCAGGGCGTTTTTACTAGAGCTGAGGTGAAAAGAAATGACCCACCAAACCACCGCAAACCAAAAACTCACATAAGCAAACGACACCAGACAAAAGGCCGCATATTTTTGGTCTGGTGGTATGCTTAAGTAAAACTTGGCAATGATTAATAGCAAGGCGAGCACCACCAATGTGCTGCCATACCTTAAGAGTAACTTGACGCGAATCATTCCTTTGGTATTGTTTGTTTGGCTCAGGGCAAGCGCCCAAGTGCCTCCTTCTTTTTCTTCAGAAATCAGGTTGAAACACAAGGCAATGATGACCAAAGGAATGAAGTAAACAAGCACAAAACTAAAGTCAAAGTTTCCAATAAGCTGATAGACCGGGTTGGCTAGTCTGGAGTTGTATTTTTGTTCCTCAAGGTTACGAATATTTACCCTTTGAATAGAAGGCGAAATATCTCGTTGTCCGATGGCTAGGCTTGCCAAGGGCGATACTTGATTGACCAAACCAAACTTTTGATAATATAATAACAACCCTATGTCTTTGGGGTGGTGCTGTACGTTTCGCTCAATATTTTCTTTTTGTAACAAGATGGCTCGCTGTTCATTTTCTTGAGTTTCTTCGATGAATAACCCACCAAAATACAAGCTCAGCATACCCGCAAAAAATATGGACAAGAGTCCTATCCAGGATGCTTTGGTTTTAAAAAAACTGATGATTAATAATCGATTCATGTTAGATAACTTTCAGGCTTTTAGAGTAGTGTACCAATAAACCCAGCCCCAGCATCCAGCCTAATAGTACTAATAAAGAGAGGTATTCCTGGGCAAGGCTTTGAGAAAAGCTTAAAAAACGGTAATTAAAATCCGGGAATTGAGCCCAATGCGATTTGTCCAAAATATCGGGTTTTCCCTGGATACGCTTCCCTCGTACATTGCTGATTAACTTGATTTGCAAATCGTTCATTTTTTGGGCTAAACTATAGCGATATTTTTCGGCTTGTGCGCGAAAATCGTCATAAGTAGCATAACCAGACCCTGCCAAAGCCATAGAGACTTGTTTGATGGCTACCATAGGGTTGACAATGCCCGCCAGACGCAACATATTATTTTGTTTTTGATAAATCTGCAATAGTTTTTCGTAGCGCTTATTGTAGGCTTTAGAGCTTAGCTTTTCTCCTTCTTTCATCACAAACCCCTGATAGTTGAAGGGTAATTGATCAGTAGAATTTACCTTATGCACAGCCAGCACCGAGTCTTTTAGGTGTTGATAATGTGGATCGTCTGGGTTGTGACTGTCCCCTAGCTTTAGCAGCTCCTCTTCTACTTTGATGTCAAATGCAATTTTAGAGGGCGCGGGGTATTTTGCTTGCCCATAAGTAGTAGCGAGCTTAGGAAGTATAAGGCTGAAAAAAAGCCAAATGCCCAATAATGTAATCAATGCACCTCTTGACGATTTGCTACGCCCTGAAACGTATACTGCCAAAATAGCCATCAAGAAAAAGTATAAGCCGTAAGTCACAAACAATAACCCAAACCTACTCATCAGTTGACTATTGACAAGGGAAGCCTCATGAAACCACACCAGCAACAAGGAAAAGATGAGGGCAGGTACAAATACCAACATAGCCAACAGGTATAAACCCAGGGTTTTGCCCCACAACACCCCCCTCCAGTCTGCTCCCTGAGTAAACACAATTTTTAGGGTGCCATTTTCACGGTCTTGCGATACAAGGTTGAACCCCCAAAAGAAAATCAACAGAGGAACCAGTACTTGTAAAAGCATAGAAGCCGAGAAATACCCAAAACGAAGCAAACCACTGGAATAACTTGCTTCTGAGGAATTGATGGTATTTTGTTGATGAGCTTCTAAAAAAATCACGTTTCCAAGAAAGTGGTGAATGCCTGGATCAAAAAAGCCAAGGGGATACTTTTGTCTAAAAACCAAATAGCCGTAATGAGCCATTCGATGAGGGTGTTTATCGGGGTTGTTTTCCCAACGTTGGCGTACTTCTTTGCTGTATTGCTCTACGTGGTGATGGTCTTGAGTACGTACCCTAAACTCGGTATAAAGTGAGACAAATAGCAGCAGATTAAAAATCAGGAGGAGGTATACCACACTCTTGGTTTTGAGTTTGGTAACAAGCACCTGATGAGCAAAAACTTTGATATGATGAGCGCGCATTTTGATTATAAAACTGTTGAAAGCCAACGACTATGCGTTGGCTTTGAAAAGAGATGATGTTAAAATATATAGGTAGCCGTGAGCATATAGTTACGGGGGGCTCCTGGAAACAAACGGGTGTAGGTTTGAGCACCCAACCAATAAGTTTCATTGGCTAAATTTCTCAGGTTGAGCGCCAATTGTAAATTGCCTTTGGCAGGCGCATAATAGAGCGCAGCATCAAAAATAGTGAAAGCGGGCACTTCAAAGTCACGGGTAAACCAAGGAATTTTGCTACCCTGATGCTGCATACCAAAACCTATTCCTATGCCTTTTAGGGCAGATGATTGCGGGAAATTGTACCTTGTCCATAGGTTTCCACTATTGAAAGGCGTATTCTCCTTACGTTTCCCCATTAAGTTTTCATCATCATCTTCTACAATGCTGGCATCTATATAACTATAAGATACATTGACCTGCCAGTCGGGCGTAATAAACCCGGTAATGTCTATCTCAAACCCTCGGCTTCGGTCAGCTCCACGCTGCACCAGCAAATCGGGGTTGTTGGGATCATTGGCACTGATGAGAATGTTTTTTTGATTGATTTCATAAATGGCACTGTTTACCACAATGCTGTTGTCGAAAAAACTTGCTTTGATCCCAAACTCCTTCAAATCGCTAATCAATGGCTCAAATTGAGCGGCTGATTGATCAGCCCAGAAAAAACTACCCGTGCTAGGCATCAAAGTGACAGTATTGGACTGCGGCTGATATCCCTCAAGGTACACTGCATAAGCGTTGATGTTTTT
The Microscilla marina ATCC 23134 DNA segment above includes these coding regions:
- a CDS encoding ABC transporter permease, with translation MRAHHIKVFAHQVLVTKLKTKSVVYLLLIFNLLLFVSLYTEFRVRTQDHHHVEQYSKEVRQRWENNPDKHPHRMAHYGYLVFRQKYPLGFFDPGIHHFLGNVIFLEAHQQNTINSSEASYSSGLLRFGYFSASMLLQVLVPLLIFFWGFNLVSQDRENGTLKIVFTQGADWRGVLWGKTLGLYLLAMLVFVPALIFSLLLVWFHEASLVNSQLMSRFGLLFVTYGLYFFLMAILAVYVSGRSKSSRGALITLLGIWLFFSLILPKLATTYGQAKYPAPSKIAFDIKVEEELLKLGDSHNPDDPHYQHLKDSVLAVHKVNSTDQLPFNYQGFVMKEGEKLSSKAYNKRYEKLLQIYQKQNNMLRLAGIVNPMVAIKQVSMALAGSGYATYDDFRAQAEKYRYSLAQKMNDLQIKLISNVRGKRIQGKPDILDKSHWAQFPDFNYRFLSFSQSLAQEYLSLLVLLGWMLGLGLLVHYSKSLKVI
- a CDS encoding DUF3526 domain-containing protein; its protein translation is MNRLLIISFFKTKASWIGLLSIFFAGMLSLYFGGLFIEETQENEQRAILLQKENIERNVQHHPKDIGLLLYYQKFGLVNQVSPLASLAIGQRDISPSIQRVNIRNLEEQKYNSRLANPVYQLIGNFDFSFVLVYFIPLVIIALCFNLISEEKEGGTWALALSQTNNTKGMIRVKLLLRYGSTLVVLALLLIIAKFYLSIPPDQKYAAFCLVSFAYVSFWFAVVWWVISFHLSSSKNALVLLTIWVFLNVIVPAAISGTMSLVYPMPETFGTVVKSREGYHNKWDKEKAPTIQKFIKHYPQLAQYKHPKGARFSWFWYFAMQQMGDDEATAQARELQQKIKKRISLSKNTGMLFPSAHTQLVLNSLANVGLQNQLNFMQALEQFHEKKRLYFYPKIFSQVASTTEKWNQHTLAKYEEQSGVNWFQVLLPLLLGIGVCLGAARFNQRKFYHL